Part of the Temnothorax longispinosus isolate EJ_2023e chromosome 5, Tlon_JGU_v1, whole genome shotgun sequence genome is shown below.
ATTGGAATCTGCAGGAACCCTCCTGGACCGGTCGCATGCGATTGGTGTCACAGGGCGACAGCATCACGCTAAAGCTAGAGGACAAGATCACGGGCGAACTGTTCGCCAAGTGTCCCATCGAAACTTATCCTGGGATAGCGGTAGAACCGGTCACCGACTCATCCCGATATTTCGTCCTGAGGATCCAAGACGATAATGGACGGTCAGCGTTCATAGGTGTCGGTTTCTTGGACAGGTCTGACAGTTTTGATCTGAATGTCGCCCTTCAGGATCACTTCAAGTGGTTGAAGAATCGGGAGCAGATCgaaaaggagaaggagaagccGAAACAGGAGTTGGATCTCAGATTTAAGGAGGGCGAAACTATCAAGATTAACATGAAGATTACCGTAAGAACCTTTTCGTCACGTGGTTGTTTCGCAACATGGTTGTCGTGCCCGTTAAAATCTAAAgacgtaatatttatttaaattgagatttagaaaaatatcgttccaagatcattaaaagaagaaacatattaattttacgtctGTTCACGTATTACTATATCTCTCTCACGTTTGATtgattttatagaaatatatctttgcttttgttttctattaatatccttattaaatttcttttagagCTGCACGTGTGTCTGATACGATTCGATATGTCAAGTCAGACTGTCCTGACAACAAGTATCTAGACAACGTGTCTTTTTATATGGTCCAcgatctttaaataatttttctacatatttgTTACGTGTAGAAAAAGGATGGCAGCGAGGTTGCGTCCAAGTCCAGACAACGTAATCCGGCCGTAGGTCTGCCGCCTCCCCCAGGTGGTGTCAAGATTGCTCCACCACCAGCAAAAACTCCTACTTCCTCACCGGCGCATAAGCCACCACAAAGTCAAAATCAAGATGGTACGAGTTCAGAGTGGGGCGAATTTGCTAGTGCTTCTCAGTCAGCATCGGCCGCAGCACCGGCATCAGGACCGGCACCAGCACCCACAGTGGCCAATGCCAGTTGGGTGCAATtctaacttttaaaatatatgtatataatgttatacatAGATATTTGCTTCAGTATATACACATAGTGATTTTGATATGGATGGTCAAGCTTTGGAAACATGTTGAAAACTACTCATTTTGAAAACTCCTGAAAATGGAGTTTTGCCGTAATGATGACTTTTAAATCAAAACGTTCCGTGGATACTAAAATAatcattgaaaattttttgacgttaataaataacatcttaatttttcaatgtcTAAACGgactgataatttttataaatatcgctAACATACAATGCCaacatataatacaatattagaAACGTATATCTATGTAAACTTTCAAAGCATTTTTGTACAACTTCATGACGAGGAGAGAGtgtttataaattgaaaagaaagcGACTTCAGATCTATGCTAATATGATTCTTTTTCTTAGAATGGATAGAATATCTAAAATTTGGCCATTTATGCTGAAATCGTTCTtgtatattaaagtaaatgaaataattgattatacaCGCATATGACATGATAAACGTATTAAGCTAGAGATTTTAAGGTGACTATTGCAAGTCTTTATGAATAATGGAAAGAGAGTCTGATGTATATTTTCCAATACTATATAGCGTGTGGTGAAAAATATAGTAACATTCGTCGAGAGGGGTGATATTTTTCCAGTCAAAAAAGACGTTTTAAAGCAGTATTAAATCCTAAGGAAGCCTTTCgttatatttgttttgtaataaaactattttttaatgaatttattgtttttatttcggaaCTTTTCAAGGAAAGAATTTTGCAAAGTCTTAAAAAAACTTTCGTTCCAAacttatgtaaaaaaagtgttaaaaataaatataccgaTTATCATATCGATTAAAAGAGATGCAgtgtaatgtaataattcacgtcttatgttttaaatttttaaggatCCAACAGTCTACAGAAAACTCGTAAGCTAGCTACGAAAagcaatatgaaaaaattttactttgtaacgtgatatttattttttgtttttcaatagATTGCCCTCTTCTCGATTGTTGCATGATTCCCCAGCACTCTATATAATAGTATTGTACTTATAAATACCATTCAAAAACTCATCTCAATCGCTTTTGGACATTCAGTGTATTTGGAGATAgcataacataattttttgtatgtataaatgtcgATATATATCAGATGCATTTAGTGCCTTGTACAGACTAGTCCAATAAATTAGAACCAAATTCGAGGCAGATTACAATAGTTGTTTACATGTTTAGTATTTATACAGAGGCACACAGTACGACATTCGAGATTCATCCATTTTCTTTTCaactttttcaaatatgaAACACTGAATGACTTTCACCTGGTTTACAaaacaacatatttctttttaagatTCAAAATGAAATCTTTTCATTGTAGTTAAATGATTTatcgtttatataatttgattcaTAAACATTGTATATTAGGTAATGTCATCCAATATAcatcttatttattcattattatattaattaatactgttGAGAAGCGATATTAAATCCTAAGGAAACTAAAAGGACTTTTAAGGAAgtctcgttattttttttaaataataaaactatttttttatgaattaattgtatttatttcggAATTTTGCGGAGCACGTAGatataaagagagaataattttcttttaattaaaatcgacattttaatatattttattataaattaaaaattataataaaatattaaattatagttgaaaattttataacaaaaatttaataatatttagttaatttttccaatatcAACTTGTTAGTTGTTTTTCCAGTATTTTCTATTGCACaggcatttttcaattcattATTCAGTCAAGTGTATAACACATAACATAtccaatatataataacaatataatgttTGGCCTCGACCGTTAGCTTGCaacatttgtaaatattacgaGGCCTATTGTAAAAGAAGGCCTACGTCCCTCGTACACTGAGTGTCCACAAAGttattcattcaattttaatacatttgaGCCGAGCTAGGTTTTTCATTGAAGAAATAGCAGCAAAGTCGtcgtatctttatttaaattcattattctCTTCTCtacttttttcgtttttcatcTCGCATGTGCTAATTGATTTATTCTTGCCGAGAATATAGTCTTAAATCAAggaaaaaaattctacaatgttataaatcaagtatttttatatttttatgacgtTTTCAAGCCATGTTTTTAATCCCGATTGGGAAAACCAAATGATTCAGAAACTAAGTCTCGAAATTTTCAAATCCTATATTAGATTCTATAATTggataacaaaaattatctgCATAATAAGCAGCAAAAAtagacatgaatttttttatgttcgatttaaacttttttttcaaatctcTAAAGAGAAGTATTcacaaacaattattttacatctaCATATCTCATGAGTATTATGTACAAGTTATTAGAAGAGGATGTTATACTAGAAATGTTTAAACACACGTCTGAGGagtatatgtaaaaatttcgaCGTAATGAGAAACAATATTGTGTCTCCGGTGAAAAGTAGAATCCTACTACATCTATGACTCGTTAATTAGATAAATTGTACAATGTTATTTACATTACCCCGTgctaaattttaatgtaaaatgtagAATAACCTTGTTGAAACATATTGTTAGTGTGAATCTTGTTGAATGAGTGTTTAGATGcaatttcatatattacatatattatttctttttatttataggaaACTGTCTCAAAAAGGTGCAAAGTGATAGCGGAGAATGTCATAAGTTATACAGATGTTAGCAGCGAATCAgagttattttaatgtttaacgtTGAACGTTAAAGAAGAACgaaaacttttatatcatatatataagaattaccTCCTtcgaataataatagttatatatatatatatgtgtgtgtatgtaataaatgttatttttaaaaactagaACGATCGACAAGATTTGTTGATGTTAATGCAACGTTTGTTGCAGAAATAAGTATTAAGATATCtcaaattattcaatattacaaacaaaatataattatgagtAAAAGATActtcatttatatttcacaaataattttttttagatttccttaaaaattatcaacaatttaaacAAACATTTGCAGTTTTAACGCATCAGAAATAGAAACAATGCATACTTACGAATATCCAAATGATTTTTCGTcgacagaattattttttccaataaaacaaaaattttcagaataaaCGGTAGAAGAGAAAGTCTatcatttattgtaaaaatttttgtgtgtaTAGCTTTACATCTTTCTGCTTCCAAAATCGTACGTCGAATTGGTTATTATTAAGGTATTATAAAGaacttaaaaaatagtattctGCTGCTATTTCACATCTTTCTTGGGACATCCTGTATGTTAAAGCTAATCTTCAGCTCTAATGAGGTACTAATATCACTTACAAGCACATAATCGTATTATAAAGTGATATATGCAGAAAGCAAATTAAAAGTGTGTCACTTGTATCTATTCTAGTTTCGTGTATATGGCACGTGAAAGAAATTGTTACAATGTACTGTATTATATGTGTGATAGCAACTAAAAGAGAATTGTAATcctggtatatatatatatatatatatataaaacattccatattttttattttctgtaaacACGttgataagataaaaataaatattggatGGAAGTTGAGAATCTAATCTCGAAATTATGTTTGATAACGGCTAGGATCCGGTCTGAATAAAGTGGCGATGAAAAATTCTCGTATATTTcctcatatatttttctccggagatatataataaacagttGGTGCATCCCAAGAATTATTGCGAGTTATCATGTTACAAATAACTTTGCAGGGAGATAAGTCGTTATGGCATGAGAAGTTATTCTATCACACGTACGAACGACTGGTTCGTCAATAATGAGTCATCGTCaacatcatcatcatcatcaacaGCGTTTATTGCGTGCAACGTTAAGCCGTAAGCTGCGCATGGCCATAGCACGACTGAAATGTCGTTGTACTGGACGCTGAAGCTGTCCATTGACTAGAGTTGACTCCTCGTCACATTCTACGCTGGTCAATACAACAAAGAGTACACCGAGCACCTACGAGAACGGGCGCGTACATCAGTAACAATTTCCGATCCGTTGGATGTCTCCGGAAGGAAACAAAAAAGACTTGTGTGTTTTCGTAAAACCGTTTAGATATaaacttgatttaaaaaagattaaagaaaatactagaaactttatatttaattgtatccCATAAAACGTGCGACCGTTTATATGTGTGTTCTATTAGAAATTAGATTACATACCAAACCGACGATTATCAGCAACGTGTACACGTGTATACTTGCAAGCGGTAGTGACTCGACCTCTTTCAATGCATCGGCAGCATCGGAAAGATCTGGTTTTAATTCCAGTGCGTGACGCAGGTGTACAGCTGCCTCTTGAAAGTGTCCATATGCCTATAATGAGAAGGTgcactttaattaaattttcattcacTACATCTTTTTCAACACGTTACTGTTCAATGAACGTGCGCAACACCAGGAAAAAAGCTATCAACGTGCGTTAAAATTTCACATGTTGGATGAATGTAACAGAAAAACGGTAAATGatggaataataatttgacCGAGTTTAGTTTCTAAGAAACTAATCagtcatttatatatcatataaattcaatatcaaacaattattattattaattatttgataaaatcatatcaatttaatttttaattttgataatttcaattttatctttgcaaataaatgaatttataaaatattttgcacatGTTTATTAAGAAtctcacaaatatatattttacacagcTATAATGCTATGAACGTATTGTTGTATTCGTATACCTTGAATATTTGTCCAAGCGTAAGATATTGCTCCCATGCATTGCGATCTGGAGGTTGCAACTCTAAGGATCGCCTGGCCAAGTATGTCGCGTCGTCCAAGTAATGTTGTACCAGCAATACTCTAGCCAAATTCAAGAGCACTTCCGCGTTGTGCGGTGACACAGCGAGCGCTCTGCGAAAACACTCGATTGACCTTTGCGCATCACCTTTTATACGCCAGAAATTTCCTATCTGGTTATACAGCTGGACAGATTTTGGTTTCTagaaatggaaatttatttgaaGAGAAATATCATAGAGTTTAATGCTACATAAAACTTGAATTGCatttgaaagatatataaaaagatggTAAATCtgcaagatataaatattatgatcGCACGAATCTGTTGTCTTTTTGCAAAAAGGTGCTTAAAGACTtggagagaaaataaaaatgctagaCTAGACTCTGGTAATTTTGTGAGATATTTTTTCCTAGCGCTGCTAGGCTTTGAAATATAGGTACCTCTCGCTTTGCTTTCTTCAAGCGTCTCTCTAGCAGGTCAATGTCGACGTCGACGGTTTTGCCGCCGTTCTTCTTGAACATGAGCGCCACATTGGGCTCCGGGACCAACGGATGCTTGTTTCTGTTCGCCACGCCGATCAGATTGTCGTAGTAGGTAAAGTTCACCGGCTTGCCACAGTCCAATATTATGTTGTCGCCGTGCTGGCCGGAAGCGCACGTCACTTGCTCGCTCGACACTTGTGAGTCAAGTGGGAAGGACTCGCTGATATTTTGCGTGTCCTTCAACACGTACGACGAGAGTCGTCTGCCAAGGGGACCAAAGTTAGGGCTGTTTTAATACTGAATGAACAGCAAGCCACACACAAAACGCTAACtacagaaagaaaaagaaaattatgtcACATAAATGGCATATCACTCGTGTACACTGTAGAAACATTAACAGGAAAAGAAATCTACGCATGCAGGTGGTGGACTATACTATATAATGGTACAAAAGTTGCAGGAAGGACGGCGCGTGACATCGCACGGCGCGCTACatggaagaaaaggaaaaaccgaACGAAGGAGAGGAACTGAGGGCACAAGCTGTCACTTTATAACCTAATAGCGTAGGCGAGATAGGTGCACGGTGCACGCCGCACGGCCGGTTCCTCACCTCTCCTGGCTGGCGAAGCCCTTGCACTCCTGACAGTATATCTGCACCTTCTCGTGCTTCTCGGACGTCGCGGTCCTGCTCCAGGCCTGGCCATTGCCGGCGACCACGCTGCCCGCGAGGATGTCGAAGATCGGATCGTCCTCGATCGCGCTCACAAAGTCGGTCGTCTTCACGACCTTGTCGGCGGCGTTCAGGCGCCAGGACGTCCGCGAGTTCGTCAGTCTTATTTGCAGGATCAGCAGGCAGAGCGCGTATCTCCCCTCGGTCCACGTCAGTCGCATCCTTCCCGCGAGCCGCGAGCCAGGTCAGCCAGGAGCCTTCCAGTCCGCGCTGGTCCGCGGTCCGCGCGCCGTTCGAATTGTTTACAATCTCGCGAtcgggagcgagagagaaggagaggagtCAGGAAGCGCGATCAGCGCCGACGCAGGCGGAGGAGAGGGAAGTACATGGCGAAGCGGTAGGAGGAGCGAGAAGATCGGACATATGCTGCGCGCTCTCATATTATCATGCTAGATGCGACTGCGAGGGATTAGGGGGAGGGGACGACCGCGCGGAATCAAGACTCAGGGCACTCAGGGTAATGTGAcatttatactatatataattatgcgaCATCAAAAAAATTGGCTTGAATTACTCGCACGCGATGATTTAAGACATACATACTGCACATGCAAGTGTTCAGATTGAACGTAGGTATACACATAATCGAATAAGAGTAGGAAGTGAGCGGGAgattttaaagcaaaattccaagagattttaaagaaaaagtcCAAATATAGTCATGAATTTTAGCAATAAAACCTTACCACgtaaaaataactataaacaGTTGTACAGCACGTATTCAATattcacaataaaatttaatgaaataataattttaataaatttgtcaactgaataaaatattgcatgcgTATACGTGATTTTTCGTGTTCATGTCTTTCGTGACatgaaagattatttttcgttGTCTTATTAATATGAAATCGTCGCAGTTGCATCctacattttctttctctctataaACTAGCGATAATTATTCGTCATGTTCTCAGATGCCTCACATTAGGATTATTAGATGATTCAACAGTCCTCCCTTTTTCTTgatctgtataatatattcgtGCCTCTAGATTACATTATTTAGTAAAACGCTTGATCGTTCCCAAGAGTTTCGAGgacacttatatatatatatatatatatatatatatatatatatatatatatataatatttacaaaaagtagataaattttaaatactgcGCTTCATACTGCGGAAACAAAATGACTGATGCGTTTGGTCATATCACACGTCAAATGTAACGTTATTAAGCGTTTGGATTCTTCGACATCAATTCCAAGTCAGAATCCATCATATCTTTTACAAGTTCCTGCAAAATGTGTCACGTAATagcgaattatatatgattattaaagACACTCGAGTGTTGGCGCTTGAGACGTACTTTTTTCAGatggatataaaaaattaccttAAACGTAACAGTCGGTTTCCATCCGAATTTGTTTCTTGCTTTTGACGAATCGCCCAAAAGTACatcctgtaaaaaaaaaaaaaattggaaacaaTCAAACGCgcgtaaataaaatgtaaacgtagagcattaaataaatctcttttaattttctagttACATGTACCGGATATAATAATGAGACTCACCACTTCAGTTGGACGAAAGTATTTCGGATTCACGCGAACTAATATTTGACCAGTTTGTGCGTCTTGCCCCGTCTCATTCATGCCCTCGCCTTGCCATTTAATTGTACGACCTACATATTGGAATGCCATTTCTACAAATTCTCTCACGCTGTGTGTTTCCCCCGTTGCTATGACGTAATCGTCCGGCTGCGTTTGTTGGAGCATCAACCACATTGCCTGCACATTATACGTGgcgcaaattatatattataagaaatttcgagtgtctaattaatttatttaagcatCGCGAACTTGATCTCAAAGTCATCAAGCGTTACCTACTTGTACGTAATCTTTCGCATGGCCCCAATCTCGCTTCGCATCCAAGTTTCCCAATTCGAGCACGTCCTGTAGGCCCAAGTGTATTTTCGCTATGGATCTCGTCACCTTTCTCGTGACAAACGTCTCTCCTCTTCGCGGGCTTTCGTGATTGAATAATATGCCGTTGCACGCAAACATGTTATACGCTTCTCTATAATTTACGACAATCCAGAAGCTGTATAACTTGGCACAAgctaaaaaattggaaaaagatgtataaaaaagtataatagaaAGATAATCTAATACAAagatatctctttctctcgcacgTACCATACGGGGAGCGTGGATAAAATGGTGTTTTTTCATTTTGCGGAACTTGCATCACTTTGCCGTAAAGCTCGGACGTCGATGcgtgataaaattttacagatttttctAAACCGCACGTACGTATCGCGTCCAGTAATCTTACCGTTCCAACCGCGTCCACTTCCGCGGTATATTCGCTCACCTCAAAGCTTACCTTGcaacatacaaaaaaaatcacatgTACGTACACAGAGCTCTCaatctatttaatatatatatatatatattttttatacatatatttaatacataccATGACATGACTTTGCGCCGCGAGATTATAAATTTCCGTCGGCTGTATCGCGCTAATGACTTTGATCAAGCTACTCGAGTCTGTCATGTCGCCGTAGTGCAGCTTCATTTTACCCTGCCGATGGCACTTGGGATCCTCGTAAAGATGCTGAATACGCGCGGTGTTGAACGAACTGGCCCGCCTGATGATGCCATGCACATCGTATCCTTTCTCCAGTAAGAATTCCGCCAGGTAAGAGCCATCCTACAATAGCGACAAAAGACTGTGAGGACAATCACTCACAAAGGTAGTTTTGTAGTGAATACACATATGGCAAATAGATCAACTACTACTGTTTGTGGACAGCGTCAAgatctgaaaattaaattcataaaaagaaaGCACTCTCACCTGCCCAGTGATACCAGTTATTAGAGCGACACGTCTACTATCGCCAGTGGCCATGTCGCTTGTATAGGTCGAGGATCGAGTTTACCTCTCAAATTTATTGAGTTACTATCTAATGCCAGGCCAGAGCCATTAATACTGATAACGTTTATCAACAGAAAAATCTCAGTGTTACTTTCTTCcttatatagatatttgtcacgtctttttctatttctgttgtTCCTATTTCTCTTAACTCTGTGTCTCTTTAAttgttcctctttttctttaattatatcttaaatataaatatcccTCGCGTTGAACGCCAAGTCTCCTTATCGCTTTCTACTGTGTGATTGTGAGAGTT
Proteins encoded:
- the LOC139812545 gene encoding NECAP-like protein CG9132 isoform X2, encoding MRLVSQGDSITLKLEDKITGELFAKCPIETYPGIAVEPVTDSSRYFVLRIQDDNGRSAFIGVGFLDRSDSFDLNVALQDHFKWLKNREQIEKEKEKPKQELDLRFKEGETIKINMKITKKDGSEVASKSRQRNPAVGLPPPPGGVKIAPPPAKTPTSSPAHKPPQSQNQDGTSSEWGEFASASQSASAAAPASGPAPAPTVANARNCLKKVQSDSGECHKLYRC
- the Gmd gene encoding GDP-mannose 4,6 dehydratase → MATGDSRRVALITGITGQDGSYLAEFLLEKGYDVHGIIRRASSFNTARIQHLYEDPKCHRQGKMKLHYGDMTDSSSLIKVISAIQPTEIYNLAAQSHVMVSFEVSEYTAEVDAVGTVRLLDAIRTCGLEKSVKFYHASTSELYGKVMQVPQNEKTPFYPRSPYACAKLYSFWIVVNYREAYNMFACNGILFNHESPRRGETFVTRKVTRSIAKIHLGLQDVLELGNLDAKRDWGHAKDYVQAMWLMLQQTQPDDYVIATGETHSVREFVEMAFQYVGRTIKWQGEGMNETGQDAQTGQILVRVNPKYFRPTEVDVLLGDSSKARNKFGWKPTVTFKELVKDMMDSDLELMSKNPNA
- the LOC139812543 gene encoding uncharacterized protein; its protein translation is MRLTWTEGRYALCLLILQIRLTNSRTSWRLNAADKVVKTTDFVSAIEDDPIFDILAGSVVAGNGQAWSRTATSEKHEKVQIYCQECKGFASQERRLSSYVLKDTQNISESFPLDSQVSSEQVTCASGQHGDNIILDCGKPVNFTYYDNLIGVANRNKHPLVPEPNVALMFKKNGGKTVDVDIDLLERRLKKAKREKPKSVQLYNQIGNFWRIKGDAQRSIECFRRALAVSPHNAEVLLNLARVLLVQHYLDDATYLARRSLELQPPDRNAWEQYLTLGQIFKAYGHFQEAAVHLRHALELKPDLSDAADALKEVESLPLASIHVYTLLIIVGLVLGVLFVVLTSVECDEESTLVNGQLQRPVQRHFSRAMAMRSLRLNVARNKRC
- the LOC139812545 gene encoding NECAP-like protein CG9132 isoform X1; its protein translation is METYESVLLVKSEVFVFKIPPRSTNRGYRAADWNLQEPSWTGRMRLVSQGDSITLKLEDKITGELFAKCPIETYPGIAVEPVTDSSRYFVLRIQDDNGRSAFIGVGFLDRSDSFDLNVALQDHFKWLKNREQIEKEKEKPKQELDLRFKEGETIKINMKITKKDGSEVASKSRQRNPAVGLPPPPGGVKIAPPPAKTPTSSPAHKPPQSQNQDGTSSEWGEFASASQSASAAAPASGPAPAPTVANARNCLKKVQSDSGECHKLYRC